The stretch of DNA TTATAAAATGTTCTTGCTTTGGTGGGACACAGTtcactcttcttcttcttcttctttttcttattttaatgtattttgttttcttgttCCACTAAGCACAAACACTTAAATTATTGTTATCTTTTTGATAGAAGAATCATTTGTGTACAATATTTATACAACAAAACATTAGGGATTAGGCaagtactttaaaataaaatatatcaagcttaaaaaaacttataatataCCACAGCATTCATATAAATTTAAACTATCAAGTGTTAGGTGTAAGAGTTTTACTTGATGAATTATACATTTGATTTTACATTTTTAATCTCGAGAACCTAAACCCTAGCAAACACATTCTTATTAGTATACTATTATCAATTTATTTTGAGAATAGTTAAATACTAGTGGTATTTAATACAACTTGTAATATCACCATTCATTATTAAGATAATTTAACAGTGTTAAAAGTAGAGAGGTTTCTTTTAtctaaaattttttattatctattttaaaagCATACTTAAACGTACACAAGTCGCAATATTAATGTTACGACTAACATAAAAAGAAATACTcttaaaaaaactaaacaataagacttaataaaaaaataacccaAATTTCAGTGTATCATTCtcacacattttaatttaataaatctaaaaaCACCACTAGTATTGGAGACCAATGATTATTTAATATGGGATGAGTGGCAAACATTACACAAGTGTAAAGCTCTTTCTACCACTTTCTCTCCAATTCATTTCATTTGTTCCCATATTGGACACACTCACCCCAACTGCCTCTCCACTCACTGTTTCATAACATTTACTATTAATTTATGTCACAAAAACCCAtttgagttatatatataaatttggaaaaaaggtaaaaacaCTAGTGGAATTTGAAAAATGTAATCTTTACAAAGGTTGAACTTGATTATGCTACATATCACAAACCCAATGATATTTATCTACACAGCCACTGTAAATTGCTTCCAATTTTCAATATATGAATAAAAGAATGACCAATGACCAATATGCTCATCCTCATTATATATGATGTcaatctatatttatatatgtaaatgTGATGACATACCCCTAAAAGGTTTAGGGGTGAGTCTCATGTATTGGGAGATAAATTCACTCTTTCAATGGGTAATGATGAATTGGGATGAATATATCATTATCTATTTTCTTCTCCATTCAAGTTTTGGGATACTGTCATTGAGTCACTAGAATTGCTTTCGATGCATCGAGATGATTAAGGCGACAGGTTCCCAGAAGATACTCAGGGAGCTCCTCCGTTGTGTTAGCCTGAGAAAGGACGATTCATCGACATTATTACATCAACATTTCATATTGTCATGGTGAAAAAAAAAGGTTGAAGATTGTTCTACCTGTACAAGAAATGCCATCTCAATAACTAGATTGTTTAGGTACCCAAGAACAAGACTAACTACACCCCTGGCAACCGTCGATGACCCAATATCGATCCCGAGCTGGATGTAGCCATATGGTTTAGGATTAGCAACATGGATAAAAAAACCACAATAATGTTTCACAACTcaattttatctctattattGGTAGCGAAATTTTCTTATAGTTCATACTCCCAGGGCCGATCCTAAAATTTAGtagactataaaaaaaaatatatatttttgagctTTTATTGTGAAAAAAATGCTGTATTTTTTAACATCAGTAACAAAAAAACTGTGTAATTTTACAAGGGGGATTTTTTTTGAGGCTGgactaggtgggccctaggcacaagCTTAGCCCGCCTAAGTCCAGGATCGGGCCTAATACTCCCTTATGTAAGGAAACTTAAACAAATTAAAAGTCTTCGTCGAATTTGGCTGTTATCTGCCAAATTCATCTGGCCAAATGTACACATTGCCAGACCAATAAAATTATTTGCACCAATAAAAATATGCCACATGTACACGTGTCAGAACGAGCTGGCAGATATCAATCAAATTGGATGAAAATTTGCTTATGTTTCCTCACATAGGGGAgcattgccaaaaaaaaaaaagaattaagtaTACCAAAATGAAAACATAAAGGGATTCAACCGCCAATTACTATAATATTTATAGACTTAAAGCACATGTGTTTCCTTTAGTCAATTAAGGACAACACAATGCTCAAAACTAAGTTTACTTAAATCCATATATCAATTTAATGCTTGTTGATGATTGTACAATGTATAAAGCAATGGAAAAGTATGTGAGCTattatgaaatttcataatGATGGAAAAAGGGTTATCTTTTTCAGTACATACCTCCAAGTAGTTTTTCCCATGAAAATAGTTCATTTCAAGAGCTTGACCAATGAGACATGCTTTCTTTCCCACACTTTGCTTAACAATCCATGAACCCTGAAAAGTGACAAAAAATCGAGTTTCATTATCATGCGCGTAGCATGACAAGCAGTTTCAAACTTGTTACCACGCAACTTGCATGACGAGACATAGTTTGCATACCGAGATTTTACAAATAAGAAACTGATAAAATCACACTTGACGGTTTTGTTTTGAAAAGGAAACTTAACGATTTCAAAGACGAAAATCTAAAAAGCAACTTCTCAGTTCTTAAAAATGATCAATTCCTGACTGAAATTTCTATAAagaacttaatttattttatgttttatgcTTTTCTACATTTGACCAATGCATATAATGGAGTGTAAATGTGTTCGGCCTGATCAGTTGCTAATAAACAAATATTAATTTCCTTCTAAAACAAGAATGGTTCACCCGAAAACTACTAAAAACGATGTATATTTTCTATTCGGTAAACCTACACATCATTATTGTGGTAATTGAGTGTATAATTGTTTCCAAAGAGACAAGTATCTGATAGAATCATCTTAAGGTAGAAATATTCTATCAGATATTCCCAAATAAACACCACTAATGAATTTCTCAAGTGATCTTTATTCTGAAAAACAGTGAAAAAGTTACAATAGCTTTCGAGAGGCTGGTCTCTCCAAATTCTTAATCTTTCGAGAGGATTGGTCTCTCCACAAAGAGTCTACTCTTAGTCTTATCTAACTCCAAGCTAATCTAAATGAGGTTGCTCCCTCGAAAGACTTAGGCCACTTAAAATTACAATTGGTCTAATTGAATTAAAACACTAAGAAAACTCTATGTACATAAGAGACTAAATATATCATTTATGTGATATACAAGATAAGATAAGTCTTAGGCTTATCAATATCTCTATGTGTGTGCATGTATGTGAGATAGAGAGGTCCAAATAttgttaatttctttttcaaaaataaaatcttaaCTCATCTTATTTGTATATTTAACAAGAAATGGGAACACAAAATCACAGGCAGCTCACAAGCATGATAATTTCATCAAACTCAGAATTTTCACTCTAATAATCTCGAACTCGATTGACCACAATAAGCATTAGATGTACCAACCTTCGATATATACGGTATGAGCTTAAACCTCGAATTTCTATATGCATCATCCCCCTTGACAAAACTCTCTAGCAACGGTGAATCTTCTAACGGAGTATTCATCATATAGTAAAGCGCTAGGCTATAAGTTGTCGAGCCCGGGACCTATGTAAACGAAATAAATTGTGAACATCACTATAATGGAAGAAAATCTTCAAACTACAAACACAAAAGGAACATGATATTACCTGTATGTTGACAATGAAGAAGAATTCGGATCCACCTTGTGCTGCATATTTCTACAGAAGAAAAATTGTAAAAGTTAAATGATTATCGCGCTGATGAAATCCGTGAAACAATTACTACATGCTATGAATTATATCAACAATAATCTTAAAACTTGCAACTATAAAAAACCTGAACAATGCTTTCGGGACGCCCTCCTAGATCGTCTTCACGCTTGTCAGATCTTAACCAATCAGCAGCAACCATTTGCATTAAGGTGCCCTTCGCCTTAACCTAAAAGTAATGTTATCATTTTCTATCAACACACATTGTGTTCACATTAAACGAAAATTATCTTGAGACTGCTTGGCTTGATAGATTAGTTCCAATTAAACAATTTCGATTCTTACCTTCTGACGGTCTTCCAAATAACTCTTTCCCCGAATTAGGAAAGTAGAGGGATCTGTTGTTGCCCAGCTGCAAGGCAAATTACAAGTTGGATCTTTCGGAAGAGTTGAGCCATAACAGCAGGGAATACTGTTACTGTCTTCCATTGTCATATCTTGTAAGTCTACATAGCCCCTCTTCTGAACTGTAGCATGTGATAGCaatgaaaaatattatattgatGAACAATTTATTTGCCAATGAATGCTAATACCGAAATAGACACAGAAACGAACCGGCAAGATCATGCAATTTTTTCACAAAACCAGCAGCGGTTGATAACTTTGGGTGGCGTGCATCCTGAAAATCACAATGTCATCAAAGCTCAACGAGAAAAACATAAGAGAAACCGATAGAAATCATGCCCAGCACAAATATGTCATGGAAAAAATACTGCCCAGAGGCAATCTGGCCGAACTAAAGCTACATTAAATCCCGAACACATTAGAGCCTCATCGAAATTTAATAATCAATTATAAGTTTAGTCCACAAATAATCATTTGAAATCATGTATTCATACACATAATATTATCATGTGAAACCAATTTCAACATCACTAGAACCACAATCATGTCATTTCGGACTTTTTTCTTAGAAGACTCGGTTCAACTCATGCAAGTTTATGGATTGATGATCCCCTTATATGGCCATTCAAGATCCTTCAAATGAAAATCTAAACCCCCTTTCTAATAATGGTAGTGAAAGAGTATATGTAGCTGCTATTACCTGCGAATTTGTCTCTGGAACGAAATCAGGCACCCAATCATTTTCTGACTGATCATAATCCGAAGGTTCTGGAACATCAAAGAATTCATCAGCAGCATCATTCAGGCTAACAAGGCTAGCATGTTCTGATGGTGCTTTATCTACTTCTTCGGCTATATTTCCCTTATTGCTTCCATCTCTAGTCGTTGTTTGAACATCAAATCTGTTCTCCATCTCATTATGACACGACCCGTTATTCATTGTCAACTCTCCAGATGAAAATTCAGATGAAGAATATCCTTGCTTAGCTTTAAATAATTCCCGCAATgctataatttgaaaaaaataaacaaacaaacaaacaacataAGATATGGGACGTTTGCAGTTACATTGGCGTGTAAAATTCTTTAATAGCTGAAAACTTTACCGGCAACTCTCCCGAGCATTTGGATTGTTATGGATCTAGCTGAAGAGCTACGAATATACGATTTCCAGAATTTCCAATCAATAGCAAGCATGTGTTTTACAACTGATTGTTTCCCTTGATTCACCGGCGATATAACATATCCTCCACCTAAAGAAAGTGTTAGGCACGAAATTATGTCAATACAATAACACTTCGAATACAAACAACAATTATCAAAACAAAAATTTGtgagaaatattatataattataattt from Cannabis sativa cultivar Pink pepper isolate KNU-18-1 chromosome 2, ASM2916894v1, whole genome shotgun sequence encodes:
- the LOC115719467 gene encoding protein ENHANCED DISEASE RESISTANCE 2-like isoform X2 — its product is MGSSQIDGRMEGWLYLIRSNRFGLQYSRKRYFVLEDHHLRSFKSVPSSNDEEPVKSAIIDSCIRVMDNGRESIHRKVFFIFTLYNTSNHNDQLKLGASCPEEAARWIHSFQEAALKGGPELVDDVLNCSKRRWQSFRLGGPSKTSPINAIDWTICSTHTDPMTSDVIAPSPWTIFGCQNGLRLFKEAKDRDSHGKWDDHPAIMAVGVVDGTSEAIFQTLMSLGPSRSQWDFCFHKGSVVEHLDGHTDIIHKQLYSDWLPWGMQRRDLLLRRYWRREEDGTYVILYHSVYHKKCPPQKGYVRACLKSGGYVISPVNQGKQSVVKHMLAIDWKFWKSYIRSSSARSITIQMLGRVAALRELFKAKQGYSSSEFSSGELTMNNGSCHNEMENRFDVQTTTRDGSNKGNIAEEVDKAPSEHASLVSLNDAADEFFDVPEPSDYDQSENDWVPDFVPETNSQDARHPKLSTAAGFVKKLHDLAVQKRGYVDLQDMTMEDSNSIPCCYGSTLPKDPTCNLPCSWATTDPSTFLIRGKSYLEDRQKVKAKGTLMQMVAADWLRSDKREDDLGGRPESIVQKYAAQGGSEFFFIVNIQVPGSTTYSLALYYMMNTPLEDSPLLESFVKGDDAYRNSRFKLIPYISKGSWIVKQSVGKKACLIGQALEMNYFHGKNYLELGIDIGSSTVARGVVSLVLGYLNNLVIEMAFLVQANTTEELPEYLLGTCRLNHLDASKAILVTQ
- the LOC115719467 gene encoding protein ENHANCED DISEASE RESISTANCE 2-like isoform X1, giving the protein MGSSQIDGRMEGWLYLIRSNRFGLQYSRKRYFVLEDHHLRSFKSVPSSNDEEPVKSAIIDSCIRVMDNGRESIHRKVWTSYNVFFIFTLYNTSNHNDQLKLGASCPEEAARWIHSFQEAALKGGPELVDDVLNCSKRRWQSFRLGGPSKTSPINAIDWTICSTHTDPMTSDVIAPSPWTIFGCQNGLRLFKEAKDRDSHGKWDDHPAIMAVGVVDGTSEAIFQTLMSLGPSRSQWDFCFHKGSVVEHLDGHTDIIHKQLYSDWLPWGMQRRDLLLRRYWRREEDGTYVILYHSVYHKKCPPQKGYVRACLKSGGYVISPVNQGKQSVVKHMLAIDWKFWKSYIRSSSARSITIQMLGRVAALRELFKAKQGYSSSEFSSGELTMNNGSCHNEMENRFDVQTTTRDGSNKGNIAEEVDKAPSEHASLVSLNDAADEFFDVPEPSDYDQSENDWVPDFVPETNSQDARHPKLSTAAGFVKKLHDLAVQKRGYVDLQDMTMEDSNSIPCCYGSTLPKDPTCNLPCSWATTDPSTFLIRGKSYLEDRQKVKAKGTLMQMVAADWLRSDKREDDLGGRPESIVQKYAAQGGSEFFFIVNIQVPGSTTYSLALYYMMNTPLEDSPLLESFVKGDDAYRNSRFKLIPYISKGSWIVKQSVGKKACLIGQALEMNYFHGKNYLELGIDIGSSTVARGVVSLVLGYLNNLVIEMAFLVQANTTEELPEYLLGTCRLNHLDASKAILVTQ